The Caldilineales bacterium DNA segment ACCACCGGCGTCATCCTCACCACTTCGGCTGCCACCAAGCTGCAAGAAATCCTGGTTCAGAAAGGCGTCGCCGAAACGCACGGCCTGCGCGTCTTCGTCCAGGGCGGCGGCTGCGGCGGCATGAAATACGGCATGACCTTCGACAATGCCCCCCGCGCCGACGACGAAGTCTACGTCCAGCACGGCCTCAAGGTCATCGTCGACCCCGTCAGCCTCTTCTACATCAACGGCGCCCGCATCGACTGGGTGGACAGCCTGATGGGCGGCGGTTTCAACATCGAAAACCCCAACGCCGTCAGCTCCTGCGGTTGCGGCAGTTCGTTCCGCACCTCGCACAGCCACACCGGCGAAGCCATGCCGGAATCTTGCCACTAAGCCCTGACGTGGCCGAACGCCGTTTGTTCACGCTGGCCGAGGCGAACGCCCTCCTGCCGCGATTGACGGCGCTACTCGATCAACTACGAGCCGCTCGCGATGCAATC contains these protein-coding regions:
- a CDS encoding iron-sulfur cluster assembly accessory protein, with amino-acid sequence MALDTLTPPTIDTTTGVILTTSAATKLQEILVQKGVAETHGLRVFVQGGGCGGMKYGMTFDNAPRADDEVYVQHGLKVIVDPVSLFYINGARIDWVDSLMGGGFNIENPNAVSSCGCGSSFRTSHSHTGEAMPESCH